The Diabrotica undecimpunctata isolate CICGRU chromosome 3, icDiaUnde3, whole genome shotgun sequence genome includes the window caagagtcacaatagacttctttcaacatattgatgtcacattgttagcatggccaccaagatctcccgacttatccccaattgagcacgtgtaggatatgatgggtaggagatttctcaatttgcaacgtcctcctcagactctacaagcacttcgagaaGAGATGGcggttgcctggaatgagataccacaagaggacattgaccacaTGATCAGAAGCATGTCTAGGCGCGTTGGAAAATGCGTTacacataataaaaataaaatcatttaaactgggtgttcggatttctatgtcacttagtatatttttacttttatacttttaaaataatgaTCTCAATCTAcataaattaagaatgaaaagaaaaacagaaacgttattttaaaaatagatataGCTACTTATGCACATATTCTATAGTAGTTTTAAGTTACAATTACACTCCAAAATCATTATTATTTCGCTCATTCAATTTTTGAAATTTCGCCAAAAAACATGATTATACTCCTTGCAGGTGACTACACTGTTGTTTTCTTCAGTTTAagttaaacaacaacaaaaattggTCCTAAGAGTGTGcgtccaaatttcaaaatttctttttgttttactaAAATTATTTAATGATATTGCAGTGCAGGGCCCTGATTCcaaattgagatttcgactcaaaacacgtagaaattaatatggcgacgtcgaaatgcgactttgcgagccttgtggatttcagccgaactaaccaaacgacgtcactaattttcgatttatcgaaactaatttcaactttaaaaaagttattgaaatttcatttcgagtcgaaattaatctgacattaCTGGATGGACTGGGAGaagaacttaggttcagtttaggcggtgttgtgttttgattcttgcaaggaaaactgaggcaaaaagtattaatatggctgagTTTTATGGATATTTGCTGGTTTTGggggaattagagaggatagatatcctacgctcacaacggaggataagaagactGTTACGGGATAATCAAAatcctttttcactaagtgatgctcaatttaggcagcaattagGCTTAATAAAtaagctgcaaattatttgataagggtattagaaccatatttggaggagggtgtttatgcctctaggatacccaaaatgtttagggtaagtattactaacctgcagtaaatttaaaaatatattagaatataaccactaagtcaaatcttagtggttatattaaccttagtggttataactaaagaatctcccacatcgccttttttctttccttgccATCATGGCCCTTAGCAAAATCAGCATGGTCCTCCATAAAAGGCACCATGATTTCCTTTTGCTCCACAGACAATTTAGTGCCATGATCACCGACAGCCTCTCCATCCATttttttcaattcaaaatataattgagaatggccactatatgatttaacaactcaaacaagaaaaaaagacGTTTACGTAacctaaacaaaacaaaaattcaacaagcgttgtgcagcgtgcagccaataaacaagagggccaagccaaattttcagcagtgtcaaaatgattaAGTAAATATCCCccgttttaactacaatcgaaatgaatgagaatcgctagcgattgcgactgtcatggcgtagtcgcttttaaatttcgacatcaaaataaaatagaatcagggcccaggtAAGATGGAcaatgtatttcttacgggaGAATGGCCGACCAAgtttcaactaaagcatgattcaatcgtcgatgtataaataagagagttacattgtcgaactaaacaataacatgaaaaaaaaaatactataagaaaagtaaaatatattaGAAACTCATCTtcgatagcttatctatatttatcaattttcaatagcttccattgtaaacacattctttaagtaataaagatcattataaagTCGTTAGGAGAAGCGAGTCAGTTTTAATCCCCATTACCCACGCAaaagcaaacatgtctctttgtcgatttCGGCACTGGCCATTAGACTAAAAACTTTGGGCTAtgaaagctcagttctattttattttcgcaAGCGGATAAAAGTACTTACATCATGAAGCCGTTGCcagtatctgtcgtgaatttcaaacagagcatgactcttagtgtgcaagtaaaacgtgtagttttaaatatattaaactgtcatttgaacttaaaaaatggtgacagCTTGACTATAACTATGGACAAAGTTTAAAAAATGTGCGATGTGTTCGCAAAATTTAGGACATCCGCGAAGAGTCCCAGCAAGGCGAACTGAAACCGGTACAAAAAAAagtttccagtccaattcacgttgagggagtgaaatctcgaataaggaaaattgtGCATGATTGTTTTGTAAAACTTACCACCGTCGACAGTATAATGAACAATGTGAACGATGATTaggacctaccagctttttcaaaaaccacattttgtaggctactaaatgacatgggtTTTGACTATGGTAAAAAATgtcgagattcgataatgatgAAAGAAACGATATCATATCCTGGAGACATAAgtacctcagcaaaataaaaacattgaggaagaaggataatgtaaCCTTATTTATATCACAAGAAAGTTTTTTTCCATTACTTGGGTTATGCTAAAAATATTGTGGATCTGACAGCTCTGAACTTGTTTTGCTCCCTGTTTTGTGTACTGACGTAATTAATTTCTGTGTGGTAATCTGTATGGTTTTGTCTAAGCCGATAATGCTCATTTTTCTAAATTTATCTAAATATATAACTGCATTGTTAGATATGAAttgttttctaagaaaaaaactttataatattttacacaattttttttaaactactaTTCCTTTGTGCTTAACTTCTTTTGTTCTTATTAgcctttgtaaaaataatgtaccAATTACTGTAGTTGTCGAGGcaccaaatttaaaataaaaaaatgtttacctAAAATTATAAACAAGCTAATGTATGtatttaataaacataaaaatacaaataactattttacttattcttttaaaaatacactttcaaaataaaaacaaattcggCTAAAATACTAAGACCTTGGATGCGCTTTTATATGATTACTGTTAAAATTTAAACATTCAATAATAGCAAGCAATCAAATAGAAATAGTCAGATTAAGTAAATGGCTAATTTTGCAACTAAATACCCCAAAATGAGGTGCATAAAAATGCAAATGGAAGGAATTTTTCGAGTCATTTAAcaagaaatatttgttaaaaaaactaTATAAGACAAGATTGGTAGAAATTTATAGGCAGTGCAGAAGTTTAAAATAATGAAATTGGTGGTGATCTGTACAGTGCTCTGCTTAGCAGTGTTATGTTTAGCAGATACGAAATTAGGTGGAAATGAACCTAAAATAACTATTAAACCTAAGGAAAATGTTAATAAGGAAACAGTTCGACCGAAACGATCTGGTGAGTAGCTACTAACTCTGTTAATCATTTTATTCTTGTTCTTGAACTTAGTAAGGGGATGTATTCCTTGCAATAACGTTATCATTGGCGTTATATGTGGTGGCTTTATGAGAAAATCTTGGTATTCTTCTTTATGGCATCTTTGCCCccaatttatgtattttttttttataattttgattaagttgtctttagtttttgttatttttgtagcTATTTTATATATTCTAGCTGTCTTATTTGGTTTTTGcgtaataaatgtttataaatttatatatttatgtatatattagACCCAATCGATCAAaccaataaacattttttatatctcAACTATCGGTATCCATATTTAACCGAcatcttctttaggtaccgtctcctctgagaagattggtaatcatcacagctattttcacttttgagattgcagctctgaacaagtcgacggaactgcaattataccactttcttagattgttgagccaggagatgcgtcttctttcaatacttcgttttccctgcattatggtttgtagcaacacatacttatcccctctcataacgtggccgagatactgtaactttcttatctgaatcgtattcatgatttccatttcctttgtcatctttctgaggacctcaacattttttatttcgtctactcaacttatttttattattcttcgGTAGGtacacatctcgaatgcttcaagtcgatcgctcacctcttttttaaggtccaggcctccaccccatacagcagcaccgaaaacacatgaACGTagtattcttattttgagttgcaaactaaggtctctactgcataatacttttctcatcttattaaatgctgttctagcttgtccaattctcatttttatttcttctgtatactcgttattttcattaataattgtaccaagatatctgtatttttttatttttctattggaacccccttatgtttaaaatgtctttcggtagtgttttaaaaattgtctttttgttttattagcattaagcgttagtccactttcctcactagcatttactacagtatctaaaagtgtctgtagatagATGTGTGTTTAGGTTATCTAGCAGTATCAactgtctctctctctctttttcgATTAAATGTTTATGGTGTTTAATCTAGAATATTCCGTATTTGTCCAATAGTGTAGTTGGATAATTTCCACTTTAGTGTTGATATTAAGCTGTTAGCATAGCTAACTTTCGCTTTTTTTAAGTGCCGTCTCATTAGAAAAGATTGATTATCAATACAGATATCTTCAGCTTTGACATTGCTGCTCTATATAGCTCAACAAAGTTCAACAATTATACCACTGTCTTAAATTATTTAGCTGGCACATTAAGCTtaaaattatatctgtattttctaGTTGTGGCCTTTATTTGGAATGTGAAGAATATGAAATtgatcattaaaagaatgattatggtctagaaggtgaattGCGCAattagaatctgtttttctactATTCAAAGCCCTTGTGTGCCCTGCCatccgtttgttaaaagttctgcCAGTTTGAACGATGTAAGTTTtcgggcagtcgccacatttcaatttgtatacaccactgtgtaagtgctttttattttggctcttattattaataatatttgcctaagttgttgttgcCTCTCTACGGAGGGGGGTTTTAGGAAGAGGTCGGGTGGTAAAAGTGGcaaattttttgtatatattttggggttccaaaagtaacattatcagcaaaatttagcttgttgtGTGATTTGTAAATGTTCCGTTGCATTTTCgtatctgacgactggagtaattgTTTATTGCTGAAAACAAAACTTTTCAGTTTTttgttgttacataaaatgaatttccaccaagcaacggtcgaatccattagtaatttattttttgacaatttttattTGGTTTGTAATTGTTTCCTTTGATATTTGTTACTCtgcaaaaataaacttattttctcGAGAGTTTATCAGATATACTATACAGGGTGTCTaaaaactctcctgacaaacgcaGACTAAAAATTCCTCAGATCATTTTAAGGCAAGTGCTTTTATGTATCCGAAAAcacaataatcgcaaggattAAAATCCGTTGACCTTGCTGGTCAAGCAACTGGACAGCCTCTTCCAGTCTAGTTATCTTCGTAGTTATTATCTAGAAAGTctcgtacattcctgctaaagtgacagccgtcatgtagaaaccctaagtttttccaaatatttaaaGATACATCATCTAATAAATCAGGTTAAAGATAAGATAAATAATcctaccagttttcgtttttctaaacaGAAGCGTTTTAGAGGTATTtagaaaaaactaattacaaggcgtcATCTTCAAGCTCCCATAGGAGGCATTTTCGGACTAGATGAATtcggttaaattgtcttaaaattatctgaggaatttccggtcttcgtttgtcaggagagtttctggacatcctgtatacaagccttctgtcataactagacttcggcaaatatgcaaataaaaatgtagaaaatatgagcataaatatgcacgtgtttacccgaaaatatgcaaatattttacaaaatatgcatacaaataaataaaaaaatcgtaaaatagtaacaattttatttaaaaaaaaagtgtacttcactaaatatttcctactattcattaagatttacatttattttaagtaactacatcatttttaagtatgaagaaacttatttagaattatggtaacaataaatgaccaagtggtgttcaaaattttctaacaaaaacttgtggcttctgtctgagtacatatatgtatttatatatggaaaaatttcgttcaacatcaactgatgtaacgggagcatttttcaaactaaccaaaacatttggttctaaattaattgtttccgaaatatttccagctagaacactgactacttcagaaagaatatggtaacctttatttttttccatagtagcttcaaatttttttaaaatatcttttccaatattacctctaacgttccgacaacatgacgcaaattcttttattaatgctgtactttcgaacaatgacagttttggtgattctaactgagtaattgttttttgaacaaaactaaaatttgattttataaatgaaagttcttgttgaagcaagttactctgaaaagtttgtttagaatccaaaagagattggaaactttcatctgttaacgtatcaattatgttctttattttaacaaaatgatctgcataaaaattagctgcttctaaccatgttccccatcgcgttaaaataggttgtggtggaagaggaatgttaggtagcatttctttataaagttgaattcttataggagatttaagaaatacttttttgacactggatatcatggtatttacaagaggaaacttttttcgtatttcctctgcaactctgtttaatccatgcgctacacaagtaacatgtattaaatctgggaaaaatatttttaaattttgtcctactttcaccatataaggagcagcatccgataaaataagcagtaatttattagaaggcatagttgtcggaagaaaaaaagttgctaatgtttcttgtataaaacgcgaaattgttaaagcatttgttttctcaagttgctggcatgaaataagatgagattttggtaaggtatcttttttaagaacaccaatcaataaatgagcaatatactttcctgaggaatcagtggtttcgtctacagatatgtaaaaataattatctgcaatttcttccttaatattaattaacaccgacgagtatagcccgttcacattatttcttcttagagaccgatcacttggaacattaagtttgcaatatttttttagaaacgaactaaaatttacatttgctaattttgaaagaggtatgtttgcagacattaatgcgcgacacaagtcttcattaatagtttcttgctcatctaatttttttgaagtagattagAAACATTTAGctattgaagtttgatgttttcctcccatttttcctttttttgcaatgtgtgaagcagttctcacatgttggtctatttgaaatttcttctcacatgctatctataaataaaaataaaaacctttattttaacccaacctttaaaatataaaaatatacaaggtgtttttggttaatcaaataactggtttggaaaaaaaaaaacactcgctaagtgtttcaaatgcagtattaatccacaaattagtttttgttactaaccattagtacatcatataacttattttaaaattcaacaaaagtttttttttgttaattcaattacaataaaaataattgtgttttagaatagctgacttcataaaaaaaagtaaaggtgaaaattttttctaaatatacaccattgtattgtaccatggacaattttttctcactaaaggaagctatttttcatttaaaaacaacctacgagtactaaatttcaagtaaatacgtttattggttttaaagttattgttgttattaactaaaagaatttaatttttttttaattttaataccctgtatctcgaaaagtaaataagtttgacccctcattaactatatcgttttgttcaatttttcgagaagtatctacagtcaaacgttgtaagtgtcatttggaaacaccctgtatgtataaaatattagatatttaatagaaaatattagatacttacaattttgccacagactgaacagtagatttttcccatatccatagacagctctttataaggtttaatccaagttgaagcactggttgttttaggcattataaaatcacaatcttcctttttgttacgcacaacgagtgtttacgctttgaatatcaaaacaaaaatgatttacaaatctgagcatcaaattagaaatgtttaggtacctaattcaataaactgggagattttggaaaatccctaaattaggaacaaaactattagccgtttacctgctgttaagatacaataaattgtagatagatttggggattagatcataaaatgcaaatgagcgaacccttagcgattatccaataactgaatgcctcagtgaccgagactttctaagaatgttgagggctacttaaattgatcttctttgaaattgtaaatgttttgtacctgtagagattacgtacttagatcatttcttgattaaaatgactacaaaattttatacaagaattgaaataaattggtatgtttaaaaattttcaaatacagtataaaaatctgaacttttatgcactttatgcaaacttttatacaaatatgccaaaatatgaaatatttgcataaaatatacacaatatgcaaaatatgcaatatgcatatttgccgaagtctagtcataacttaaaagttttttaatttggaGCCTTTTTGAAGTATTTGGAAGTACAGTGTAATCATGTCAttaggtatataaatataatataatattgtataaattatatgaaatatgccaaaatatgaaatatttgcataaaatatacacaatatgcaaaatatgcaatatgcatatttgccgaagtctagtcataacttaaaagttttttaatttggaGCCTTTTTGAAGTATTTGGAAGTACAGTGTAATCATGTCAttaggtatataaatataatataatattgtataaattCTTGTATTTTTTAGGATACTATCCTTATGGCTATAATCCATATGCTTACGGTTATCCATATTCTAACTATTACGGTGCTGGATATCCACAAACAACAACAGTATTAGTTTCTTCTCCCTATTCGTCCTATCCGTATAATCCATATGGCGGTTATGGCTACCCAGGGTATAGTGGTTATGGCTACCCAGGGTATGGCAGTTATGGATACCCAGGATATAATCCGTATGTATTTTAATATAACATTTATAATTGAGGCttatattatgtattatgtatattatgtaaACACTAATATCAAATTTTGAGGGGTGGGGCAAATTTGGACATTATTGTTTAGTATTTTATGATTATTAATGCACAAATCATTAGCTCAGGAAAACATAGATCATAAATCGGTGTAGAGGGACTATTGATCCCTCTACACCGATTATACAATGATATGATTTTAATTTTCAGAATGAAGCAATTTtcatttgatttttataaaagaaatatttgtttaattttaataaaatttatttttgtttaccaTAATAATCTACATATATTTTAGGTATTCTGTAACAACAGTTTATGTCTAGTTGGAGAGCAAGAAGGTAGGATATATaagtgttttattaaaaaatatttcaaaactaaATCACTAAATCACTATTTCTAAAAGGTTACCCAACGAACAACGAAAAGTGATCCTCTTTTTCTCAAATTGGACAAACTATCCCCTAGAACAAGATCATCCCCACTTAAAGAGCTCCCTCTTAACAAGAACcgacttatttttattttcagcgGGAAACATATAATCATAAAGGTATTTTTTAAAAACGGAAGCAAAAAGGCAAATAACTGTACCAGATTGAGGGAAAGTTTCTCTTTAAAGTAGAGCTATTTGTAAgaagtttaacaaattttattactcTCTCCTTAGAGCTATAAAAAAGGGGCTTAAATGTTCTTTGTTCCCAAAAAAATGAGGATTGCTCTCAAATTTCTAACAAAGCAGCCATCAAGTAATCTGCATGTTTCGGTactatttttaagaaataaaaaagctgAAAGATATCGAAGAATTAGTTCTATTAAGATACAAAATCTAAAGTACCGTTACATTCTCACAAAGGATACGACGATTTTTGGATACGACCATTGGCGTAGCTGCGGTAATTGtaaaaggtttttaaaattaatCCTATAGTAGTATATAATAATTACGTActaatctaatattattaatggagtgcacaaaatcgaataaacatgagaatctgaaggtagacaaccatacctacaaatatgcctccagttttccctacctaggctcaataataaatgacaacaacaacatcagtcaagaaatacaagcacggattcttagcggtaataagtgcttttatgcatacaaagacttaatgaaaagtaagttactgaatcgtgagtctaagctgagaatctacaaaacagtcattagaacagtagtcacatatggatgtgaaacgtggaccctctcaaccattgatgaaaatcaactgagaatatttgagcgcaaaatactaaggaagatatttggaccaacccaatgcagcgatggttcgtggagaattaaaatgaatcacgagctggatgaactaatgcagagcgcagatattgtcagatttgtaaagtcacaaagactaaactggcttggtcacctagaaagaattcCAGATAATCGAGCtctaaaagtagtccagagatggaagccccaaggaaacagaacaagaggaaggccccgtaaaagatggatagacgacgtagagagggatcttaaaaccatgaacatcaggcagtggaaggaaagtatccgacagggcagaatggaagaacattgttaagcaggccaagactcacaaagggttgtagcgccattagaagaagaagaagactaatctaattataaaaaaaatgttacaacgtttacataaaaaagagaagaagaaaatgacatatgaatttataaaaatgatgttttgttttgtattttagtattaaataattattacggTTACAATTATgattgtaaaatataaaaattgtaaaattaatttgctagtttaatttttaatttttaattcagtttaatttttaatttttaattttaaaataatctcgccaactttgtttaatatttatagcGAACTCATTATtcgaaaggtactagacggatggaagggtgGAATCTCAGTAagaggtcaaaaaatcagtaatctgagatatgctgatgacactttaataattgcggcaaatcaagaagaaatggaagatatAATGATatgtctggaggagaaaagcaaaacatatggactaaagctaaataaaagtaagacaaagatcaggatagtagacagagctcggaataatcttcaacacattaaagaaattggggtaaatagtttcatatacctggggtccctaataacaaatgacggagggtgtgacagagagatgcgtagaaggttgactattgctagaacagctatgatgaaactggtaacaatttggaaaaattctagcataataatacacacaaaactaagggtTGTAAGGTCACTCATTTctcccatagccacatatgcgtctgaaacgtggaccttaaagaaagcggataaaaataaacggcCGCATGTTAAtgatatcctggattgatcatcacactaacgtatcgatattagaacaacttaaagtaaaggatatattgcttaaacaaatacaacagagatatttgcagtattttggacacattgctagaagaacaggtacgatggaaaaactaaTAGAGGgtagaattgaaggaaaaagaccTAGTGGAAGATCTCCAAGCTGTTgggtaaatcaaacaaaaatattggttaaccaagggttacatgaagctgAAAAACTAGCCCAagacagggaaggatggaaggaaatcgtgaaaaaactgtaaaggcctgatgatGTCatcacatcccaaaagggattaggactgaggaggaggagtttaattttaaattatttttattttatttaaattttaacacacAGAGTAAAAAATTTAAGCGCATATGTTAAAATTTACAGATTGGAAAGAAGGATtgtaatacaatatttttatctCAACTAATAGAAT containing:
- the LOC140436426 gene encoding uncharacterized protein; the encoded protein is MKLVVICTVLCLAVLCLADTKLGGNEPKITIKPKENVNKETVRPKRSGYYPYGYNPYAYGYPYSNYYGAGYPQTTTVLVSSPYSSYPYNPYGGYGYPGYSGYGYPGYGSYGYPGYNPYSVTTVYV